One window of Halichondria panicea chromosome 7, odHalPani1.1, whole genome shotgun sequence genomic DNA carries:
- the LOC135338276 gene encoding glycosylated lysosomal membrane protein-like: protein MELFKASFLLTLTLLHLGGCLVSGSQLNVCSANITEANNGSISLLYKRIAAADNSTCMHFVWSIKSNDSNDFPSLFSAQTNNTTDACTRECSSFVDKTNHTVNIPDAIDSYFSFGVVFTRLIEFIVPSDSAHSTEAFNESLNCECEKFPSNEMCQNYSMNYTTGIFLNDSNLEWSFHEANQSFMAVLLDAESGNETATRFTIRTNFPTTSEAGQRLSYFPHTLFTANTTTIDIIIENFPYNLSNISDYESKNFSRLALELYVVHGPNTQNGSIVSATSLDDEYTPSVFTTMTYEMFQDDDVDAADETGFFQWKPISYQNSDRKSTASQQVNILYTGDQSFCNTGEIPNGLVKDLFGQNASNVTRWFAVFGTSGDVSYFNNPFFTWTSIVGYGQVPEDSISMIVIVTIIVGLGIPALLVLVGAVYVVIKKKPWQNVKRVVAKATGTSGGYTKLN from the exons ATGGAGCTCTTTAAAGCATCCTTCCTGTTAACCCTGACCCTGCTACATCTTGGAGGGTGCTTAGTATCTGGCTCTCAACTAAAT GTATGTTCTGCTAACATCACTGAAGCAAATAACGGATCAATCTCGTTACTCTACAAACGTATTGCAGCAGCCGACAACTCGACTTGTATGCATTTCGTTTGGAGCATCAAAAGCAACGATTCGAACGATTTCCCTTCGTTATTCTCTGCTCAAACCAACAACACAACGGATGCATGCACACGGGAGTGCTCCTCATTTGTAGACAAGACTAACCACACTGTGAACATTCCTGATGCAATCGATAGCTACTTCTCTTTTGGTGTTGTCTTCACACGTCTCATTGAATTTATAGTACCCAGTGATTCGGCACATTCCACCGAGGCATTTAACGAATCTTTGAACTGTGAATGTGAAAAGTTTCCAAGTAATGAAATGTGTCAAAACTATAGTATGAACTACACTACTGGTATTTTTCTCAATGATAGCAACTTGGAGTGGAGTTTTCACGAAGCAAATCAAAGCTTTATGGCTGTTCTCTTAGATGCCGAGAGTGGCAATGAAACAGCTACAAGATTTACCATCAGG ACCAACTTCCCCACCACCAGTGAGGCTGGGCAAAGACTCTCATATTTTCCTCACACCCTCTTCACTGCCAACACGACAACTATTGATATCATCATCGAAAACTTCCCGTACAATCTCTCCAACATTTCCGACTATGAGAGCAAAAATTTCAGCAGACTGgcacttgaactgtatgtggTACATGGACCAAATACTCAAAATGGGAGCATCGTCAGTGCTACATCTTTGGATGATGAGTATACCCCATCTGTTTTTACTACCATGACTTATGAGATGTTTCAAGATGATGATGTTGATGCGGCCGACGAAACTGGTTTCTTTCAATGGAAGCCCATCTCGTATCAGAACTCGGACAGAAAGTCAACTGCATCTCAGCAAGTCAATATCCTATATACGGGGGATCAATCTTTTTGTAATACGGGAGAAATTCCCAATGGATTGGTGAAGGATCTGTTTGGACAAAATGCAAGTAATGTCACTCGTTGGTTTGCTGTGTTTGGTACCTCTGGCGATGTGAGCTATTTCAATAACCCGTTTTTTACCTG GACAAGTATTGTTGGTTATGGCCAAGTGCCTGAGGACAGTATCTCCATGATAGTCATCGTCACCATCATTGTAGGGCTCGGCATACCTGCTCTGCTGGTCCTGGTCGGTGCTGTCTATGTCGTGATTAAGAAGAAACCTTGGCAGAATGTAAAGAGAGTTGTTGCAAAAGCAACTGGAACTTCGGGGGGATATACGAAACTGAACTAG
- the LOC135338286 gene encoding alpha-endosulfine-like has translation MSKTPVIELPPDDKENGESGNKKEEPVDPKEADKMAEKEFKSKYPSFGTRPSGMAKRKISAAGGKQYFDSGEYNKSASKKERQQMSSLPHAMNPKSIHSHPSGIPPHLAHMRAKPKAPLPSSLAGPSKSPPSD, from the exons ATGTCTAAGACACCAGTGATTGAACTCCCTCCTGATGATAAGGAAAATGGAGAATCAGGCAATAAGAAAGAGGAACCAGTGGATCCTAAAGAG GCTGATAAAATGGCGGAGAAGGAGTTCAAGAGCAAATATCCGTCGTTTGGGACCCGCCCATCTGGCATGGCTAAACGAAAGATTTCCGCTGCC ggaggcAAACAGTACTTTGACTCCGGTGAATACAACAAGAGTGCCTCAAAGAAAGAGCGTCAACAGATGAGCTCGCTACCACATGCAATGAACCCTAAGAGCATCCACTCACATCCGTCTGGTATACCACCACATTTGGCTCACATGAGAGCGAAACCCAAGGCACCACTACCAAGCAGTCTGGCAGGCCCCTCAAAAAGCCCACCGTCCGATTAA
- the LOC135338281 gene encoding uncharacterized protein LOC135338281: MAKPVPTPVWSICTPRIFSLLEPAKTVLIAGCGGGYDFLSGIPLYFALKEKGKTLVLANLSFTSLTSKVKDKEYCNMCYKVSTKSKVDLSGRNTYFPELYLSQWFMDSFKEDVPVFTFYRETGVSQMSKAYTKICNEYNVDAIVLVDGGTDSLMFGFEKTMGTPVEDQTSIVAAHSIESVPVKILTCLGFGIDSFHGVSHGLFLENVATLERNGGYLGSFSVSQHSAEGKLFMEAYQAVSKCMQPSIVCSSIMSAMLGHFGNYHSTKRTGGSKLFINPLMSLYWAFDICSVVEQIPYSKELLETKSANEVMKIVAEHNMKAHTDKTIREPIALPM, translated from the coding sequence ATGGCAAAGCCAGTGCCGACACCTGTATGGAGCATTTGTACACCCAGGATCTTCTCTCTCCTAGAACCAGCCAAAACTGTACTGATAGCTGGCTGTGGTGGAGGCTATGATTTCCTCAGTGGAATTCCACTCTATTTCGCCCTCAAAGAGAAAGGAAAGACACTTGTCCTCGCCAATCTCTCCTTTACAAGCCTCACATCTAAAGTCAAAGACAAGGAGTACTGTAACATGTGCTACAAGGTATCGACGAAATCCAAAGTCGATCTAAGTGGACGCAACACGTATTTCCCCGAGTTGTATTTGTCGCAGTGGTTTATGGATAGTTTCAAGGAAGATGTCCCTGTGTTTACCTTCTATCGAGAAACTGGTGTGTCTCAAATGTCTAAAGCTTACACCAAGATTTGCAACGAATACAATGTTGACGCTATCGTGCTGGTGGACGGAGGAACGGATAGTCTTATGTTTGGTTTCGAGAAGACAATGGGAACTCCTGTTGAAGATCAAACCAGTATCGTAGCCGCTCATTCCATTGAGTCTGTCCCCGTGAAAATCTTGACTTGCCTCGGTTTTGGAATCGATTCGTTTCACGGAGTATCTCATGGATTGTTTCTCGAGAATGTGGCCACTTTGGAGAGGAATGGAGGCTATTTGGGTTCGTTCTCTGTGTCACAGCATTCTGCCGAGGGGAAGCTCTTCATGGAGGCCTATCAGGCAGTTTCAAAGTGTATGCAACCTTCGATAGTGTGCTCTTCAATTATGTCTGCGATGCTCGGTCATTTTGGTAATTATCATTCGACTAAACGCACTGGTGGCTCAAAACTGTTTATTAACCCACTGATGTCGTTATACTGGGCATTTGATATTTGTTCCGTGGTGGAGCAAATACCATATTCAAAGGAGCTTTTGGAGACAAAGTCGGCTAATGAAGTCATGAAGATTGTTGCTGAGCACAACATGAAGGCTCACACAGATAAGACAATTCGTGAACCTATAGCACTTCCCATGTAA